The Corynebacterium jeddahense genome has a window encoding:
- a CDS encoding glycoside hydrolase family 76 protein gives MTETWAHRADLAESAVTERHAKKLWGMPKTNLAVVTWPPGLKDHLFWHWHYWWQAQYLDCQVDAALRRGTKTRRRRIADTLRGIQRRNRGKLTANLHYDDKAWLTLAWNRATQLDGIKRTRALGELEFDLLAGIDPVTGVLPWRKGETFYNVPSNAPAAIIFATTGRLDKAREIVDWIFDNLVREDGLLDDGIRMRMSGPEVVDKVYTYNQGTVLGASLEIALALREDVGLDHDEPIDSFEYSERADASMFYITHIRAIVQSVALDLATPQGVLVSPPQESGEGDGGLFKGILARYLAEVALRLPADSKENIATKKIAARLVMQSAESLWSHRLEVDGLPVFAAEWTQDAKLPHNYGLGPSSISEAVGLLRIDERDLSVQLSGWMLLEAAAKVAAMEA, from the coding sequence GTGACGGAAACGTGGGCGCACCGCGCCGACCTGGCTGAATCAGCCGTCACCGAGCGCCACGCCAAGAAGCTGTGGGGCATGCCGAAAACGAACCTCGCGGTGGTCACGTGGCCGCCGGGGCTGAAGGACCACCTGTTCTGGCACTGGCACTACTGGTGGCAGGCGCAGTACCTCGACTGCCAGGTGGACGCCGCGCTGCGCCGCGGGACGAAGACCCGGCGCCGGCGCATCGCGGACACGCTGCGCGGGATCCAGCGCCGCAACCGGGGCAAGCTCACCGCGAACCTGCACTACGACGACAAAGCCTGGCTCACCCTCGCGTGGAACCGCGCGACGCAGCTCGACGGGATCAAGCGCACCCGGGCGCTCGGCGAGCTCGAGTTCGACCTGCTCGCCGGCATCGACCCGGTGACCGGCGTGCTGCCCTGGCGCAAGGGCGAGACGTTCTACAACGTCCCCTCGAACGCGCCGGCCGCGATCATCTTCGCCACCACCGGCCGCCTGGACAAGGCCCGCGAGATCGTGGACTGGATCTTCGACAACCTCGTGCGCGAGGACGGCCTGCTCGACGACGGCATCCGCATGCGCATGAGCGGGCCCGAGGTGGTGGACAAGGTCTACACCTACAACCAGGGCACCGTCCTCGGCGCGAGCCTGGAGATCGCGCTCGCCCTGCGCGAGGACGTCGGCCTCGATCACGACGAGCCGATCGACTCCTTCGAGTACTCCGAGCGCGCGGACGCGTCCATGTTCTACATCACCCACATCCGGGCGATTGTCCAGTCGGTTGCGCTCGACCTGGCCACCCCGCAGGGCGTGCTCGTCAGCCCGCCGCAGGAGTCCGGCGAGGGCGACGGCGGCCTGTTCAAGGGCATCCTCGCGCGCTACCTCGCCGAGGTCGCGCTGCGCCTGCCCGCGGACTCGAAGGAGAACATCGCCACGAAGAAGATCGCGGCGCGCCTGGTCATGCAGTCCGCCGAGTCGCTCTGGTCCCACCGCCTCGAGGTGGACGGCCTGCCCGTGTTCGCGGCCGAGTGGACGCAGGATGCGAAGCTCCCGCACAATTACGGCCTTGGGCCTTCGTCGATAAGCGAAGCGGTGGGGCTCTTGCGTATCGACGAGCGCGACCTCTCGGTCCAGCTCTCCGGCTGGATGCTGCTCGAGGCGGCGGCGAAGGTCGCTGCGATGGAGGCGTAA
- the fbaA gene encoding class II fructose-bisphosphate aldolase — protein sequence MPIATPEVYNQMLDTAKKGGFAFPAINCTSSETINAAIKGFAEAESDGIIQFSTGGAEFGSGLGVKNKVAGAQALAAFAHEIAQHYDVNIALHTDHCQKEVLDEYVRPLIAISQERVDRGELPLFQSHMWDGSAIPIDENLEIAQELLAKAHAANIILEVEIGVVGGEEDGVHAKHGANLYTSPEDFEKTIDALGTGENGRYLLAATFGNVHGVYKPGNVELRPSVLDEGQKVAAKKLGLEDGAKPFDFVFHGGSGSEKEKIEEALGYGVVKMNVDTDTQYAFTRPIAAHMFENYDGVLKIDGEVGNKKAYDPRSYLKKAEQGMSERVIETCQDLRSVGKSVSK from the coding sequence ATGCCTATCGCAACCCCCGAGGTCTACAACCAGATGCTGGACACCGCGAAGAAGGGCGGCTTCGCGTTCCCGGCGATCAACTGCACGTCGTCCGAGACGATCAACGCCGCCATCAAGGGTTTCGCCGAGGCGGAGTCGGACGGGATCATCCAGTTCTCCACCGGCGGCGCGGAGTTCGGGTCCGGCCTGGGCGTGAAGAACAAGGTCGCGGGCGCTCAGGCCCTCGCCGCGTTCGCGCATGAGATCGCGCAGCACTACGACGTGAACATCGCGCTGCACACCGACCACTGCCAGAAGGAGGTGCTCGACGAGTACGTCCGCCCGCTCATCGCCATCTCGCAGGAGCGCGTTGACCGCGGCGAGCTGCCGCTGTTCCAGTCCCACATGTGGGACGGCTCCGCGATCCCGATCGACGAGAACCTCGAGATCGCCCAGGAGCTGCTGGCCAAGGCGCACGCCGCGAACATCATCCTCGAGGTTGAGATCGGTGTCGTCGGCGGCGAGGAGGACGGCGTGCACGCGAAGCACGGCGCGAACCTCTACACCTCGCCGGAGGACTTCGAGAAGACCATCGACGCCCTCGGCACCGGTGAGAACGGCCGCTACCTGCTCGCCGCGACGTTCGGCAACGTCCACGGCGTGTACAAGCCGGGCAACGTCGAGCTGCGCCCGTCGGTGCTCGACGAGGGCCAGAAGGTTGCCGCGAAGAAGCTCGGCCTCGAGGACGGCGCCAAGCCGTTCGACTTCGTCTTCCACGGCGGCTCCGGCTCCGAGAAGGAGAAGATCGAGGAGGCCCTCGGTTACGGCGTGGTGAAGATGAACGTCGACACCGACACCCAGTACGCCTTCACCCGCCCGATCGCCGCCCACATGTTCGAGAACTACGACGGCGTGCTCAAGATCGACGGCGAGGTGGGCAACAAGAAGGCCTATGACCCGCGCTCCTACCTGAAGAAGGCTGAGCAGGGCATGTCCGAGCGCGTCATCGAGACGTGCCAGGACCTCCGCTCCGTGGGCAAGTCCGTCTCCAAGTAG